In the genome of Eriocheir sinensis breed Jianghai 21 chromosome 44, ASM2467909v1, whole genome shotgun sequence, one region contains:
- the LOC126980566 gene encoding equilibrative nucleobase transporter 1-like, with protein sequence MVVCVQPPSLGSMSRGRRWAVFVIAMVETMLWSGTIFGWASLVHALKLQGIYYDLCPMDQLERLELDPVEGGLNTTTTVRTSNHSESHTVCLAQDDRMALMYTVACVVYSTPGVFIGYALHHFGLAFTRVMGGLMVSCGFILLSCTTAATPDNLWGATILLAVGGNTIRMAGLQFGNLFPEHRNTAMAIISGIFTPSAGIMVLLQTMYEGGFAWHHICWIFAALSSLVIVLTPFIPRHHIPVTHDPVSAEDPDDKVQNDNNSLMRSLCSLSSGLHMYWLFINLSGVTIFSTHFNTWINRFAQSEEEAGLYSRLFGLANILCVFVTPLPGLMMDLLTRRFQRGKSGLNAHVASLQAMVLPLVMVCLTVTIQTTMLFFRSPWAVFVGLACLMINRPSCLAVGNPFLRARYPADHFNRLVGIQGTLLSFLTFIQYPHFTWAQHAYNLTFGCTIVAMVLSLSHPLHLLSKTYLRSALLPSLSLGM encoded by the exons ATGGTGGTGTGCGTGCAGCCTCCGTCCCTGGGTAGCATGTCCCGGGGGCGGCGGTGGGCGGTGTTCGTGATAGCCATGGTGGAGACGATGCTCTGGTCGGGAACAATCTTCGGCTGGGCTTCGCTGGTCCACGCGTTAAAGCTTCAAGGCATTTACTATGACCTCTGCCCCATGGACCAGCTGGAACGCCTTGAACTTGACCCCGTGGAAGGTGGACTCAATACGACCACAACTGTGAGGACTTCTAACCACAGTGAG AGCCACACGGTTTGCCTTGCACAGGATGACAGAATGGCCCTCATGTACACGGTGGCCTGCGTCGTCTACTCCACCCCCGGCGTATTCATCGGGTATGCCCTCCACCACTTCGGCCTCGCCTTCACCAGGGTCATGGGCGGCCTCATGGTCTCGTGCGGCTTCATACTTCTCTCCTGCACCACGGCGG CCACGCCGGACAACCTGTGGGGCGCGACCATTCTGCTGGCGGTCGGCGGGAACACAATACGCATGGCGGGGCTGCAGTTCGGCAACCTCTTCCCCGAGCATCGCAACACAGCCATGGCGATTATCAGTGGCATCTTCACGCCCTCCGCCGGAATTATGGTGCTGCtgcag aCCATGTATGAAGGCGGCTTCGCGTGGCACCACATCTGCTGGATCTTCGCGGCCCTCTCGTCCCTGGTGATAGTCCTGACGCCCTTCATCCCCAGACACCACATCCCTGTCACACACGACCCTG tGAGCGCCGAGGACCCCGATGACAAGGTTCAGAACGACAACAACAGCCTCATGCGAAGTCTGTGCTCGCTGTCCTCCGGCCTTCACATGTACTGGCTCTTCATCAACCTCTCAGGCGTGACGATCTTCAGCACGCACTTCAACACGTGGATCAACAGGTTCGCACAGTCAGAGGAGGAAG CCGGCCTATACTCTCGCCTCTTCGGCCTGGCAAATATCCTCTGTGTGTTCGTTACGCCGCTGCCTGGCCTCATGATGGACCTACTCACACGGAGATTTCAGAGAG GTAAAAGTGGCCTCAATGCGCACGTGGCCAGCCTGCAAGCCATGGTCCTGCCCCTGGTCATGGTCTGCCTGACGGTGACCATTCAGACCACCATGCTGTTCTTCCGCTCCCCCTGGGCCGTGTTCGTGGGTCTGGCCTGCCTCATGATCAACAGACCCTCCTGCCTCGCCGTGGGCAACCCCTTTTTGAGAGCGAG GTACCCAGCGGACCACTTCAACAGGCTGGTGGGCATTCAGGGGACgctgctctccttcctcaccttcatcCAGTACCCGCACTTCACCTGGGCCCAGCATGCGTACAATTTG ACATTCGGGTGTACTATTGTTGCCATGGTACTCAGTCTGTCTCATCCACTCCACCTACTCAGCAAAACCTACCTCAGAagtgccctccttccttccctctctctgggaatgtag